From the Selenomonas sp. oral taxon 920 genome, the window TCCGTCACATGAACGGAGGCGGGGGCGTAGAATTTCGAATACTTTTCATTGGAGCTCAGCCACGTCCATGCGCGCCCGTCCTCGGCGAGTGCCGCAGGGCACAGAAGCAGCAGAAAGAGCAGCGGCAGCAGCAGCCCCGTTCCATAACGTATCTTTGTGCGCATTCATATGCTCCTCTCTCAGTCGAGTGCCACACGCTCCCGGCCGCGTGCACCAGTGAAATGAATCTGCTCCGCAAAACCGAAGGAGCGTGCATACTGCACTGCCTCCTCGTTGTAGCGCGCACAGTCCTCGGGCTTGTGCGCGTCCGAGGTCGTGATGATCGACAGTCCGTATTCTTTCGCGGTACGCATAAAGTCCGGATACGGCGAGAACTCTTCCACAGGGTAGCGGTAGTATGTCCCCGTGTTGAGATCGACGATCATGTCCGCCGCCTTCATCGCCTCTGCCACACGCGTGAGATACGGCGCTGTATCGAAGTCGGGGAAGTGGCGGTAGAGGCGGATGTTGAACGGATGTCCGAGGGCATCATAGAGCCCTGATGCCGCGAGTTTTTCGACCTCCTCCGTGTACCATTCGTAGATGTCCGTGAGCGGATGGTTGTCCCACTCCGCTGCGATTGCAGACGTATCGTATGCCCAGCCGTGCAGGAAGTGCACAGAGCCGATCACATAGTCGAACGGATAGGCGCGGAGAATCTTTGCGACAGCCTCTTGATTCTGGAAATTGCAGACCTCGATGCCCGCAAGTACCTTGTGCTTTTTCTGCAGCTTTTCGATGAATGCGAAATACTCGTCGAGTGTGTACTTGAACTTGTTCGACTTCAGCCATTTGCGCTGAAATGTGCCCACAAACGAATCATCAAGGATGAGATCGTCATAGTAGAGCTGCTCGAACTCCGGAAAGGTGTGCGAGTGCTCGGAGAATCCGATCTCATGAACGCCGCGCTCCGCCGCGGCGCGGAAGAACCCCTCTGCATAGTCCTCATCGTAGGAGCCGTACTCCAGATGCATATGATAGTCAAACCGCATAACGCACCTCAATCAAACTCGCCCGCGAGAATCCGCTCGCAGACCTCCATCACGCCGTGTTCCCGATTGCTCGGCGCACGGTACCGCGCGCGCTCCTTTACCGCAGGGATGGCGTTCTCCATCGCAAAGCTGTGCGTGACCGCGTCCATCATCTCAAGATCGTTCCCATAGTCGCCGAACGCGACGCACTCATCCGGCGTGATGCCGAACAGCTCCTGCACGCGGCGGGCGGCGACGCCCTTGCTCACACCCTGCTCATAGACATCGACCCAGTGTGCGCTCGAGAGCGTTACCTGCATACGCGCGGCATACTGCTGCATGACAGGGAAGATGGTCTGCTCCGCACGCCCTGCGCTGTCGAAGAACGCTATCTTGATCGGCACATCGTCTACGGCAGTAAAGTCCTCGACCACCGTCGAGAGCGTGATATATTTTGCAAGCTCCGCACGAAACGCCGGCGCATCATCCTCCGCGTGCAGATAGCCGCGCTTCTTCCCACAGAGTACACAGTGCACACCCGCCAGTTTTTCCCCGGTCCGCATGACTTCAAGCGCCATCGCGGTATCGACCGGACGCGAGAAAAGTTCTCTGTCTCTCTCCATTACCATTGTACCGTTCTCGGCGAGAAAGATCATCTCATCCTGCCACGGCGCAAACGTCTGCACGAGCGAGGCATACTGCCGCCCCGATGCCGGTGCAAAGCGAATCCCGCGCGCCCTCAGCCGCCGATACAGATCTCCGAACCCTGCGGGCAGATTCCCCTGCTCATCGAGCAGCGTCCCATCCATGTCCGAAAAAATCAGCCGTATCATTGCATCCCCTCTTCCCTTTTCCATTTTCCGTGTATACAATTGTTTTCATTATAACAAAGAACGATTTTCCACGCAATCAAAAGAAACGTGCCCAATGAGTCCCCTCTTTGCTGTCCTTTTTCCGGTCGGATTTATATAAGATAATAGGTGGGGGCATGCCCGTGACGATATCGTGTGCTCTTTGTCATAATCTATGCTATAATGAGGAAAAACAGCGAAAGGAGCAGCGTATGCTCACGGAACGAATCAACGCACATCTGCGCGAGCTCAGTGACACGGACAAATGCATCTGGCGCTGCATCGAAGGCAACCGCACAGCAGCGAGCCGTGCCTCCATCCACGAGTTGGCACGCGCGTGCGCCGTATCGAGTGCGTCTGTTGTGCGCTTCGCGCAGAAGCTCGGCTTTGACGGGTTCGGCGAGATGAAGGCATTCATGCGCATGGAAGGGGCATCACGCTCCCTGCCCGAGCGCGATGTCATCACCTCGCTCGGCAGCTTCTACGATGAGACGTGGCGCGAGCTCATGCGGCGCGACTACACGCGCGCGAGCTGCCTCATCCGCGAAGCGCACCGCGTCTTTGCCTACGCCTCCGGCTATGTGCAGACGAATGTCATGCAGGAGATGAAGCGGCTCTTTGTCTACGATAATATTCTGATCTACGAGATCGCGGGGCGCGAGGAGTTCTACTCCGTCTACCAGACGGCGGGGAAGGACGACCTCTTCATCTTCATTTCGCTCTCGGGCGAATCCGAGCGCGTCGTGGAGTTCGCAAATCAGCTGAGTCTCAAGGGCGTGCCCATCCTCTCCATCACGGAGATGCGGCACAACACACTCGCGAGCCGCTCAACGGAAAATCTCTATGTTATGCCCGCAGAGTTCGCCTTACCCGAGAATGAGGCACGTCTGCAGTTCAAATCCATGCTCGCCTACTTCCTGTTGCTGGAAATATGGTATGTACATTATCGGCTTTATGTGCAGGAGTTGAGTGAGTGAAACAAATTTCATCCGATGTACCGTGATACAGGCTCCGTACATCCTGCCCGAAAGCCGTGAAGCTATTGCGTTCGCGGCTTTTTTGCGCTATCTTATAGACAACGGATTTCATATTAGTT encodes:
- a CDS encoding MurR/RpiR family transcriptional regulator, which produces MLTERINAHLRELSDTDKCIWRCIEGNRTAASRASIHELARACAVSSASVVRFAQKLGFDGFGEMKAFMRMEGASRSLPERDVITSLGSFYDETWRELMRRDYTRASCLIREAHRVFAYASGYVQTNVMQEMKRLFVYDNILIYEIAGREEFYSVYQTAGKDDLFIFISLSGESERVVEFANQLSLKGVPILSITEMRHNTLASRSTENLYVMPAEFALPENEARLQFKSMLAYFLLLEIWYVHYRLYVQELSE
- a CDS encoding HAD family hydrolase, giving the protein MIRLIFSDMDGTLLDEQGNLPAGFGDLYRRLRARGIRFAPASGRQYASLVQTFAPWQDEMIFLAENGTMVMERDRELFSRPVDTAMALEVMRTGEKLAGVHCVLCGKKRGYLHAEDDAPAFRAELAKYITLSTVVEDFTAVDDVPIKIAFFDSAGRAEQTIFPVMQQYAARMQVTLSSAHWVDVYEQGVSKGVAARRVQELFGITPDECVAFGDYGNDLEMMDAVTHSFAMENAIPAVKERARYRAPSNREHGVMEVCERILAGEFD
- a CDS encoding histidinol-phosphatase; this encodes MRFDYHMHLEYGSYDEDYAEGFFRAAAERGVHEIGFSEHSHTFPEFEQLYYDDLILDDSFVGTFQRKWLKSNKFKYTLDEYFAFIEKLQKKHKVLAGIEVCNFQNQEAVAKILRAYPFDYVIGSVHFLHGWAYDTSAIAAEWDNHPLTDIYEWYTEEVEKLAASGLYDALGHPFNIRLYRHFPDFDTAPYLTRVAEAMKAADMIVDLNTGTYYRYPVEEFSPYPDFMRTAKEYGLSIITTSDAHKPEDCARYNEEAVQYARSFGFAEQIHFTGARGRERVALD